The following DNA comes from Planktothrix serta PCC 8927.
GCTTTTGGATGGTTATCCCCGCACAGCATTTCAGGCGGAAGAATTAGATTTTTTATTAGAAGATTTAGAACAACGGTTAAATAGGGTAATTTATTTGAATGTTCCAGAAATAATCTTAACAAAACGTTCTTTAGCGCGATCGCGCGCTGATGATCAACTGGGAATTATTGAGCGTCGAATTGAGTTATTTTATCAACGGACTGTGCCAATTTTAGAATACTATGAACCCAGAGGTCGGCTTTTAGATGTGAATGGGGAGCAATCTCCAGAACAAATTTATCAAGAGATTTGTCAACGTCTCAA
Coding sequences within:
- a CDS encoding adenylate kinase: MRLVILGGPGAGKGTQAKLLCQDLGIPCLDIGQILRQRIISETELGQQAKPYVEQGELVPDEIMIQFVRQQLLEPGVAKGWLLDGYPRTAFQAEELDFLLEDLEQRLNRVIYLNVPEIILTKRSLARSRADDQLGIIERRIELFYQRTVPILEYYEPRGRLLDVNGEQSPEQIYQEICQRLN